A single Oryctolagus cuniculus chromosome 18, mOryCun1.1, whole genome shotgun sequence DNA region contains:
- the MARVELD3 gene encoding MARVEL domain-containing protein 3 isoform X2 gives MEERSGTRGARPRERDPDRRPRSERDRHPERPRDRPGDRRRERNGDARRAGDRDRGRDRDPHQDRPRDAGRRAGGQREWEQPRQSRARDAAPPPWPAPWETPEPPPQRKEGLGRRGPDSEPASGRYLPSNPRPGLEEVEFSQSEAEGLLDCHKCRYLCTGRACCQMLEVLLNLLILACSSVSYSSTGGYTGLTSLGGIYYYQYGGAYSGFDGADGERARQLDVQFYQLKLPTATAAMAYGGALTAFSCLLLLVGVLRVPWHCPLWLVAEGVLDALVAGAYIPALYFYFQHLSAAYGSAVCKEREALYQSKGYSGFGCGFHGGDIGAGVFAALGIVVFAAGAVLAIRGYREVRKLKEKPAAMRDF, from the exons ATGGAAGAGAGGTCGGGGACTCGCGGGGCCCGGCCGAGAGAGCGCGACCCAGACCGGCGCCCCCGTTCGGAACGAGACCGCCACCCGGAGCGACCGCGGGACAGACCCGGGGACCGGCGCAGGGAGCGAAACGGCGACGCGCGGAGGGCCGGGGACCGGGACAGGGGGAGGGACCGAGACCCCCACCAGGACAGACCCAGGGACGCGGGCCGTCGCGCAGGTGGACAAAGAGAGTGGGAACAGCCCCGCCAGAGCCGGGCGCGGGACGCAGCCCCGCCCCCCTGGCCCGCGCCCTGGGAAACCCCGGAGCCGCCGCCCCAGAGGAAGGAGGGCTTGGGCCGCCGCGGCCCGGACAG TGAACCTGCTTCCGGGAGATACCTGCCCTCAAACCCCAGGCCCGGGCTGGAGGAAGTGGAGTTTTCGCAGTCAGAGGCTGAAGGACTGCTGGACTGCCACAAGTGCAGATACCTGTGCACCGGGCGAG CCTGCTGCCAGATGCTGGAGGTTCTGCTGAACTTGCTGatcctggcctgcagctctgtgTCTTACAGCTCCACTGGGGGCTACACGGGCCTCACCAGCCTGGGGGGCATTTACTACTACCAGTACGGGGGCGCCTACAGCGGCTTCGACGGTGCCGACGGGGAGAGGGCCCGGCAGCTGGATGTCCAGTTCTACCAGCTCAAGCTGCCCACGGCCACGGCTGCCATGGCCTACGGCGGAGCCCTCACAGCCTTCTCCTGCCTTCTGCTCCTCGTGGGTGTCCTGCGGGTCCCGTGGCACTGCCCCCTGTGGCTGGTGGCCGAAGGTGTGCTGGACGCGCTCGTGGCCGGGGCGTACATCCCCGCCTTGTACTTCTACTTCCAGCACCTGTCCGCCGCCTACGGCTCTGCCGTGTGTAAAGAGAGGGAGGCGCTGTACCAAAGCAAGGGCTACAGCGGCTTCGGCTGCGGTTTCCACGGCGGCGACATCGGCGCCGGGGTCTTTGCggccctgggcattgtggtcTTTGCCGCGGGGGCTGTCCTGGCCATCAGAGGTTACCGGGAGGTCAGGAAGCTGAAAGAGAAGCCCGCAGCAATGCGTGACTTCTAG